In the genome of Hydrogenophaga sp. PBL-H3, the window CTACGTGCACATGCGCATGCAGCTCATGGTCGAATCGCTGGCGCAGGCCATCGAACGCGCTGGCGCGGCCGGCCCGGTCAATGCGGCGACCATCGCGGCCCAGCTTGAAAAAGCCGAAGTCACCCTGGCCGGGCAGACCGCCCGCATGCGCGCCGCCGACCACCAGTTCCAGCAGCCGCTGGCGGTGGCCGTGATGGACCGACAGGGCGCGCCCGGCGCCAAATTCGACGTCGAAGGCTCGGGCTACGGCTTTCGCGTGATCCGCAACCTGGCACCTCAACAAGCCGAACAGCCTCACCGCTGCAACATGATCCGACCCTGATGCCTCTACACACTCCCTTCATGCGCCCCGTGGTTGAAAACCTCGAAGCCTCTCGCATCCGCGAGGTGGCCAACGAGGGCCTGGGCCGAGACAACGTGCTCAAGTTCTGGTTTGGCGAGAGCGATGAAGTCACGCCCGGCTTCATCCGCGAGGCCGCCATGGCTTCGCTGCAAGCCGGCGAAACCTTCTATGCCCACAACCTCGGCCTGCCCGAACTGCGCGAAGCGCTTGCGACCTACACCGACGGCCTGCACCCGGGGCGCGGTGCCGCGCACTGGACGGACCGGCTGGCCGTCACCTCGGGTGGTGTCAACGGCCTGATGCTGGCGTCGCAGGCGCTGGTGGAGGCGGGTGACGAGGTGGTGGTGGTCACACCGGCCTGGCCCAACCTGGTGGCGCAGCCGCAGATCATGGGTGCGAACGTGAAAAGCGTGCCGCTGCAGGTGCTCACCGAAGGACCCCGAGCAGGTGCCTGGGCTCTGGACATGAACACCTTGCTGTCGGCCATCACGCCCGCCACGCGGTTGCTCATCGTCAACGCGCCCAACAACCCCACCGGCTGGACCCTGACCCGCGACGAGCAGGCCACCATCCTGGCGCACTGCCGCCGCACCGGCACCTGGATCCTGGCCGACGAGGTCTACGAGCGGCTCTACTACGCGGGCGACACCGCCAATGGCGCTGCCAGCAGTTTCCTGGACGTGGCCGAGCCCGACGACCGGGTCATCGTGGCCCACAGCTTCTCCAAGAGCTTCCTCATGACCGGCTGGCGCCTGGGCTGGCTGGTGCTGCCCGCCGCCCTCACGGCGGCGGTGGGCAAGCTGATCGAGTTCAACACCTCGTGCGCGCCGGTGTTCGTGCAGCGCGGCGCCACGGTGGCCCTGCAGCGCGGCGCCGAGGTCACGCCTGCCCTGGTGGCACACCTGAAAACCTGCCGCGACACGCTGGTGCCTCTGCTGCGCGCGGTCCCCGGCGTGACGCTTGCCGAGCCGCTGGGCGGCATGTACGCCTTTTTCAAGCTGCAGGGGCAAGACGACTGCCTGGCCGTGGCCAAGCGGCTGGTGCGCGAGGCCGGCATTGGTCTCGCGCCGGGCAGTGCCTTCAGTCCGGAAGCGTCCGGCTGGTTGCGCTGGTGCTTCGCCAGCCGCGACACCAGCCGGCTGGACAAGGGCGTCTCCCGCCTGCGCCGCTGGATCGACGCCCAGCCAGGTGGCGGCACCTGACGCCTTCTGCCCTATAATCCGCGGTTGCCGTTCGAAAGGACAGCATACCCACGCCCGATGCGGCGGCCGGCTTTGGAGCAACTCCACACGCCTGCTTGCTGCGCCGGGACGCATGTAACCCTGAAGGAAATTCCATGA includes:
- a CDS encoding pyridoxal phosphate-dependent aminotransferase: MRPVVENLEASRIREVANEGLGRDNVLKFWFGESDEVTPGFIREAAMASLQAGETFYAHNLGLPELREALATYTDGLHPGRGAAHWTDRLAVTSGGVNGLMLASQALVEAGDEVVVVTPAWPNLVAQPQIMGANVKSVPLQVLTEGPRAGAWALDMNTLLSAITPATRLLIVNAPNNPTGWTLTRDEQATILAHCRRTGTWILADEVYERLYYAGDTANGAASSFLDVAEPDDRVIVAHSFSKSFLMTGWRLGWLVLPAALTAAVGKLIEFNTSCAPVFVQRGATVALQRGAEVTPALVAHLKTCRDTLVPLLRAVPGVTLAEPLGGMYAFFKLQGQDDCLAVAKRLVREAGIGLAPGSAFSPEASGWLRWCFASRDTSRLDKGVSRLRRWIDAQPGGGT